A portion of the Hoylesella buccalis ATCC 35310 genome contains these proteins:
- a CDS encoding calcium/sodium antiporter, with amino-acid sequence MWLNILWMIAGIALVLWGADRLTDGAVAIAERMHMSQIVIGLTIVAMGTSMPEFFVSLLSALKSTPDMAVGNVLGSNIFNSLLIVGCAALVAPMTILKSTVKRDIPFAFVASWVLLMLCLDRHLSRIDAGVLFAMFLLYMYFTLKGAKQEPDENEEAQKNYSLPKSIFFLLLGLGCLVFGSNLFVDSATVIAKSMGVSDAVIGLTIIAGGTSMPELATSVVSARKGQSGIAIGNVLGSNVFNILMILGITGLISPMQLKGITNLDLSMLIISMVMLWLFSRTKYTIARWEGALLTVVFLGYMSYLVAGA; translated from the coding sequence ATGTGGTTGAACATTTTATGGATGATTGCCGGTATCGCCCTCGTGTTATGGGGTGCCGACCGACTGACTGACGGTGCCGTTGCCATTGCAGAACGCATGCACATGTCGCAAATAGTAATTGGACTGACGATTGTGGCCATGGGAACCTCCATGCCCGAGTTTTTTGTCAGTCTGCTATCCGCCTTGAAGTCCACGCCAGACATGGCGGTGGGCAACGTCTTGGGATCTAACATTTTCAATTCCCTACTCATCGTGGGTTGTGCCGCCTTGGTGGCACCGATGACCATCCTGAAATCAACGGTGAAGCGTGACATTCCTTTTGCCTTTGTGGCTTCGTGGGTGTTGCTGATGCTGTGCCTCGACCGCCATCTCTCGCGCATCGACGCAGGCGTGCTCTTCGCTATGTTCTTGCTGTACATGTATTTCACCCTCAAGGGAGCCAAGCAAGAGCCCGACGAGAATGAAGAGGCGCAAAAGAACTATTCTCTCCCAAAATCTATTTTTTTCCTGCTGTTGGGTTTGGGCTGTCTGGTCTTTGGCAGCAACCTGTTTGTCGATTCGGCCACGGTGATTGCCAAGTCGATGGGCGTGAGCGATGCCGTGATTGGTCTGACCATCATTGCCGGCGGAACCTCGATGCCCGAGCTGGCCACCAGCGTGGTGTCGGCTCGCAAGGGACAGAGCGGCATTGCCATTGGCAACGTGTTGGGTTCTAACGTGTTCAACATCTTGATGATTCTGGGCATCACCGGCCTCATCAGTCCGATGCAACTCAAGGGTATCACCAACCTCGACTTGTCGATGCTGATTATCTCGATGGTGATGCTCTGGCTGTTCTCGCGCACCAAATACACCATTGCCCGTTGGGAAGGTGCCTTGCTCACCGTGGTGTTCCTGGGCTACATGAGTTACCTGGTAGCAGGAGCCTGA